The proteins below come from a single Ruegeria sp. THAF33 genomic window:
- a CDS encoding sulfite exporter TauE/SafE family protein: MPETMLLAQMLGLLLAIGALAGVLAGLLGVGGGIVLVPAFFYAFQTLGYGGPQLMQLCLATSLATIIVTSVRSVLAHNKKGAVDWDILRGWGPGIVVGAIIGVLVASALRTEALQALFGILGMVIGAYLGLGRSEWRLGDVMPGGVKRAILSPAVGFLSVLMGIGGGSFGVPLMSLYNTPIHRAVATAAGFGVIIAVPSVIGFLFLDIAPEHRPPLTIGAVNLVAFCIVVAMTMITAPWGVKLAHAMDPKPLKRVFAVFLTLVALNMLRKAVGL; encoded by the coding sequence ATGCCCGAGACGATGTTGCTGGCCCAGATGCTGGGCCTTTTGCTTGCGATCGGAGCGCTGGCCGGCGTGCTTGCCGGATTGCTGGGGGTCGGCGGTGGAATCGTCTTGGTGCCTGCCTTTTTCTATGCGTTTCAAACTCTTGGCTATGGCGGCCCGCAGTTGATGCAACTGTGTCTGGCCACGTCGCTGGCCACGATCATCGTGACATCGGTCCGATCCGTTCTTGCGCACAATAAAAAGGGTGCGGTGGATTGGGATATCCTGCGCGGCTGGGGGCCGGGAATAGTCGTCGGTGCGATCATCGGAGTTCTGGTTGCCTCGGCCCTGCGGACCGAAGCTTTGCAGGCGCTGTTCGGCATATTGGGAATGGTGATCGGGGCCTATCTGGGGCTGGGTCGTTCGGAATGGCGGCTGGGTGATGTTATGCCCGGTGGGGTAAAGCGGGCCATCCTATCCCCCGCGGTCGGGTTTCTTTCTGTTCTGATGGGAATCGGCGGCGGCAGTTTTGGTGTACCGCTGATGAGCCTGTACAACACGCCGATCCACCGCGCCGTCGCAACCGCCGCCGGGTTTGGTGTGATCATCGCCGTGCCCTCGGTCATCGGGTTTTTGTTTCTGGATATCGCACCGGAACACCGGCCTCCGCTGACCATTGGGGCGGTCAATCTGGTGGCCTTCTGTATCGTCGTGGCTATGACGATGATCACCGCGCCCTGGGGGGTGAAGCTGGCCCATGCGATGGATCCGAAACCTTTGAAGCGCGTTTTCGCCGTTTTCCTTACGCTGGTGGCGCTCAATATGCTGCGCAAAGCGGTGGGTTTGTGA
- a CDS encoding DUF1289 domain-containing protein: MTNMVWKRNEVESPCVQICVVHPTERICTGCYRTIDEITRWSKMDSSERAEIMEDLPTRKPRLSKRRGGRAARINGS; the protein is encoded by the coding sequence ATGACGAATATGGTTTGGAAAAGGAATGAGGTCGAAAGCCCTTGTGTCCAGATCTGTGTCGTTCACCCGACTGAACGCATCTGTACCGGCTGCTATCGCACGATTGACGAAATCACCCGTTGGTCCAAGATGGACAGCAGCGAACGCGCCGAAATCATGGAAGATCTACCAACCAGAAAGCCGCGCCTCAGCAAACGTCGTGGCGGGCGTGCAGCGCGCATAAACGGTTCCTGA
- a CDS encoding STAS/SEC14 domain-containing protein, with amino-acid sequence MITVHTNSDGALIKVELSGQVTSADYADVLVPAIEAALTEHDSVRLLTIVQPEFKGYDLGAAWSDTKLGLSHWRGFDRIAVVADQGWVQTSIRLAAPILPCPVQVFELAELEAARRWMRESLGSIHVTDLEGPCVQISLLGKLDPEEYKQAERDLDALLHDRSGFRLLIDLREFDGWQGLSALAAHFRLASRHIGQLDRAAIVGDKSWQHMAQRVASHVLGTRTQFFPSEEIENAKTWLAAG; translated from the coding sequence ATGATTACGGTCCATACGAATTCTGATGGTGCATTGATAAAAGTAGAGTTGTCGGGGCAAGTCACCAGCGCCGACTATGCCGATGTCCTGGTTCCTGCAATCGAAGCAGCGCTGACAGAACACGATTCCGTTCGGCTTTTGACCATCGTGCAGCCAGAGTTCAAGGGGTATGATTTGGGCGCGGCCTGGTCCGACACCAAGCTGGGGCTCAGCCACTGGCGGGGGTTTGACCGGATCGCGGTTGTTGCCGATCAGGGCTGGGTGCAAACCAGCATCCGATTGGCCGCCCCGATCCTGCCATGCCCCGTTCAGGTCTTTGAACTGGCCGAGCTTGAAGCCGCCCGGCGCTGGATGCGCGAGTCGCTGGGATCCATTCACGTGACCGATCTTGAGGGCCCATGTGTGCAGATCAGCCTTTTGGGAAAACTGGACCCCGAGGAGTACAAGCAGGCCGAGCGCGACCTGGACGCTTTGTTGCATGACCGCTCCGGGTTTCGGTTGCTGATCGACCTGCGGGAATTTGACGGCTGGCAGGGGTTGTCCGCTCTTGCAGCGCATTTTCGTCTGGCCAGTCGCCACATCGGACAACTGGATCGCGCGGCCATCGTCGGGGACAAAAGCTGGCAGCACATGGCACAACGTGTCGCCAGTCATGTATTGGGCACACGGACTCAGTTCTTTCCGTCCGAGGAAATCGAAAACGCTAAAACCTGGCTGGCCGCGGGATAA
- a CDS encoding sarcosine oxidase subunit beta family protein — MKHYSAFAVAREALRYHTGWERAWRSPEPKKRYDVIIVGAGGHGLATAYYLGKNYGIQNVAVIEKGWLGGGNTGRNTTIIRSNYLQDPSAAIYEKARSLYEDLSQELNYNIMFSPRGVIMLAQTQHEIRGYQRTAHANALQGVKTEWIGPERVKQLVPIINLDGPRYPVLGGLWQERGGTARHDAVAWGYARACSAMGMDIIQQCEVTGVRSENGRVVGVDTTKGAIDCDKLGIVVAGHSGQLAEMAGFRLPLEAVALQALVSEPIKPCMDVVVMANTVHGYMSQSDKGEMVIGGGTDGFNNFTQRGSFHHIEETVRALVETFPMISRLKMLRQWGGIVDMTGDRSPILSKTPLQGCFINGGWGTGGFKAIPGSGWGMAQLMATGHSPLTEAFSMDRFKEGRFIDESVAAGVAH; from the coding sequence ATGAAACACTATTCAGCCTTTGCTGTGGCGCGGGAAGCTCTGCGCTATCACACCGGATGGGAGCGCGCCTGGCGCTCACCCGAACCCAAGAAGCGCTATGACGTCATCATCGTTGGTGCTGGCGGTCATGGTCTGGCGACCGCGTATTACCTTGGCAAGAACTATGGCATCCAGAATGTCGCGGTTATCGAAAAAGGCTGGCTGGGCGGAGGCAATACCGGTCGCAACACGACGATCATCCGTTCGAACTATCTGCAAGACCCGTCGGCGGCGATCTACGAGAAAGCGCGCAGCCTTTACGAGGACCTGAGCCAGGAACTGAACTACAACATCATGTTCAGCCCGCGCGGCGTCATCATGCTGGCGCAGACCCAGCACGAGATCCGCGGCTACCAGCGCACGGCCCATGCCAACGCGCTGCAAGGTGTCAAGACGGAATGGATCGGCCCCGAGCGCGTCAAGCAACTGGTGCCAATCATCAATCTGGACGGCCCCCGGTATCCGGTTCTGGGCGGCCTTTGGCAGGAACGCGGGGGCACTGCGCGCCATGATGCGGTGGCTTGGGGCTATGCGCGTGCCTGTTCGGCGATGGGGATGGATATCATCCAGCAATGCGAAGTCACCGGTGTGCGCTCGGAAAACGGTCGCGTTGTCGGGGTCGATACCACCAAGGGTGCCATCGATTGTGACAAGCTGGGCATCGTCGTCGCGGGCCATTCGGGTCAGTTGGCCGAGATGGCGGGCTTCCGCCTGCCGCTGGAAGCCGTTGCTTTGCAGGCGCTGGTGTCCGAACCCATCAAACCCTGCATGGATGTTGTCGTGATGGCCAACACCGTGCACGGCTACATGTCGCAATCCGACAAGGGCGAAATGGTGATCGGCGGGGGCACCGACGGGTTCAACAACTTCACTCAGCGCGGGTCTTTCCATCATATCGAGGAAACAGTGCGGGCGCTGGTCGAAACCTTCCCGATGATTTCGCGCCTGAAGATGCTGCGCCAGTGGGGCGGGATCGTGGACATGACAGGTGACCGCTCGCCCATCTTGTCGAAAACACCGTTGCAGGGCTGCTTTATCAATGGCGGCTGGGGCACAGGTGGTTTCAAGGCGATTCCGGGTTCCGGCTGGGGGATGGCACAGTTGATGGCGACGGGTCATTCACCGCTGACCGAAGCCTTCTCGATGGACCGCTTCAAGGAAGGCCGCTTCATCGACGAAAGCGTCGCCGCCGGGGTGGCGCACTAG
- the ccmI gene encoding c-type cytochrome biogenesis protein CcmI — MTFWVLIFLVALLIAAFLSFTLLRKRRGDEPAAAYDLRVYREQLAGVDRDLARGVIGEADAERVRTEISRRILAADDQMKKEGAGAGPSRAVSVLSILAISLLLIGGALAMYHRTGAVGLPDMPLTARLELAKEVRANRPSQSAAEELATPPRPAQLEESYASLLKQLRETVASRPDDLQGQMLLAQHETNAGNFKDGYTAQQKVIELSGDSATADTYADLAEMMILAAGGYVSPEAEQALIEALNRDPRHGPARYYWGQMLAQIGRPDLAYRMWVETLQDSPAGAPWAEAIRAQIDELAFRAGVFNAPDLSTAPGPSQEDMAAAAELSPEERQQMIQGMVDQLSDRLATEGGSPEEWARLIAALGVLGQGQRAIDIRDEAMEVFAGNSEALQIIDAAALQAGIAQ, encoded by the coding sequence ATGACGTTCTGGGTTCTGATTTTTCTTGTCGCGCTGCTGATCGCAGCTTTTCTCAGCTTTACCCTGCTGCGCAAACGCCGTGGGGATGAACCCGCGGCGGCATACGATCTGCGGGTTTATCGCGAACAGTTGGCCGGTGTGGACCGGGATCTGGCGCGCGGGGTCATTGGCGAGGCCGACGCTGAACGGGTGCGCACGGAAATTTCCCGTCGCATTCTGGCCGCAGATGATCAAATGAAGAAAGAGGGTGCCGGCGCCGGGCCATCTCGTGCGGTCTCGGTGTTGTCGATCCTGGCAATTTCGTTGCTTCTGATCGGCGGAGCATTGGCGATGTATCATCGCACCGGGGCCGTGGGTTTGCCTGACATGCCGCTGACCGCACGGCTTGAACTGGCCAAGGAAGTGCGCGCCAATCGGCCATCCCAAAGCGCTGCGGAAGAACTGGCGACCCCGCCTCGACCTGCGCAGCTGGAAGAAAGCTATGCCTCGCTGCTGAAGCAGTTGCGGGAAACCGTTGCGAGCCGGCCGGATGATTTGCAGGGTCAGATGTTGCTGGCGCAGCACGAGACGAATGCGGGCAACTTCAAGGATGGGTACACCGCGCAGCAAAAGGTGATCGAGCTGTCCGGCGACAGCGCCACGGCTGATACCTATGCGGATCTGGCTGAAATGATGATTCTGGCCGCAGGGGGGTATGTCTCACCCGAAGCGGAACAGGCGCTGATCGAAGCGCTGAACCGTGACCCCCGTCACGGCCCGGCGCGCTATTATTGGGGGCAGATGCTGGCCCAGATCGGGCGGCCGGACCTTGCCTATCGCATGTGGGTCGAAACGTTGCAGGATTCCCCCGCGGGTGCGCCTTGGGCCGAAGCAATTCGGGCTCAGATCGACGAACTGGCCTTTCGGGCCGGCGTTTTCAATGCACCGGATCTGAGCACAGCACCCGGCCCCAGCCAGGAAGACATGGCCGCCGCCGCAGAGCTGAGCCCCGAAGAACGGCAGCAGATGATTCAGGGTATGGTGGACCAGCTGTCTGATCGGCTGGCGACAGAAGGCGGATCCCCCGAGGAATGGGCCCGCCTGATCGCGGCCTTGGGCGTTCTTGGCCAGGGCCAGCGCGCCATCGATATCCGCGATGAGGCCATGGAAGTCTTTGCCGGCAATTCAGAGGCGTTGCAGATCATCGATGCGGCGGCCCTTCAAGCCGGGATCGCTCAATGA
- the ruvX gene encoding Holliday junction resolvase RuvX, with the protein MIHDAFEEFAAALQPMSALMGLDLGEKTIGVAVSDRMRGVASPLETVRRKKFTLDSARLIEIVTDREIGGILLGLPKNMDGSEGPRCQSTRAFARNLSRLTELPIGFWDERLSTVAAEKALLEADTTRKRRGQVIDHVAASYILQGALDRLRFL; encoded by the coding sequence ATGATCCATGACGCTTTCGAAGAATTTGCAGCCGCGCTGCAACCGATGAGTGCCCTGATGGGACTGGATCTTGGGGAAAAGACAATCGGCGTCGCCGTGTCCGACCGCATGCGCGGTGTCGCCAGCCCGCTGGAAACGGTACGGCGCAAGAAATTCACACTCGATTCCGCGCGCCTGATCGAAATTGTGACCGATCGCGAGATCGGGGGCATCTTGCTGGGCCTGCCCAAGAACATGGATGGCAGCGAAGGGCCAAGATGCCAGTCAACGCGGGCATTTGCGCGCAATTTGTCCCGCCTGACCGAATTGCCCATCGGATTTTGGGACGAGCGGCTCAGCACGGTTGCGGCAGAAAAAGCACTACTTGAGGCGGATACGACACGAAAACGTCGCGGACAGGTTATTGATCACGTTGCGGCCAGTTATATCTTGCAAGGGGCGTTGGACAGGCTGCGCTTTTTGTAA
- a CDS encoding sarcosine oxidase subunit delta — protein sequence MLILNCPYCGVDAEETELAAGGEAHLKRFGPGSSDDEFHDYLFMRENPKGVHFERWRHANGCGKWFHAARCTQTLEVFGTYSAQVTEPPQDIKDAITAKRPGWTWREFS from the coding sequence ATGCTAATCCTGAATTGCCCCTATTGCGGCGTAGACGCCGAAGAAACCGAACTGGCCGCCGGCGGCGAAGCGCATCTGAAGCGTTTCGGTCCGGGCTCGTCCGATGACGAATTCCACGACTATCTGTTCATGCGTGAAAACCCGAAAGGTGTTCATTTCGAGCGCTGGCGGCACGCCAATGGCTGCGGCAAATGGTTCCACGCCGCGCGCTGCACGCAGACACTCGAAGTGTTCGGCACCTATTCCGCGCAGGTCACCGAGCCGCCGCAAGACATCAAGGATGCCATCACTGCCAAACGGCCCGGCTGGACGTGGAGAGAGTTCTCCTGA